A genome region from Rhodopseudomonas boonkerdii includes the following:
- a CDS encoding VOC family protein, with protein MQINPYLHYNGNCEEAFKFYEKAIGAKVDVIMHVEGSPAAEQMPPSMAKKVLHAQISIDGEVIMASDSPPDYFEKMQGFSVCLQAKTPAEGEKWFNALVDGGIAKMPFAATFWSKGFGMCIDKFGVPWMINTAQDCPDQ; from the coding sequence ATGCAGATCAATCCCTATCTCCATTACAATGGCAACTGCGAGGAAGCCTTCAAATTCTACGAGAAGGCGATCGGCGCCAAGGTCGATGTCATCATGCATGTGGAAGGCTCGCCGGCTGCCGAACAGATGCCGCCCTCGATGGCAAAAAAGGTTCTGCATGCGCAGATCAGCATCGATGGCGAAGTCATCATGGCATCGGATTCTCCTCCGGACTATTTTGAGAAGATGCAGGGATTCTCCGTCTGCCTGCAGGCCAAAACGCCGGCTGAAGGGGAGAAATGGTTCAACGCGCTGGTCGATGGCGGTATAGCGAAGATGCCGTTCGCCGCCACGTTCTGGTCAAAGGGTTTTGGCATGTGCATCGACAAGTTCGGTGTGCCCTGGATGATCAACACGGCGCAGGACTGTCCCGATCAGTGA
- a CDS encoding TetR/AcrR family transcriptional regulator has translation MVQKRKPSPAAASGAGEGKRRGRPRAYEPDVAIGQALDLFRRTGYAATSLDDLSTVTGMNRPSLYGAFGDKRALYIKSYQRYRDDYTAEVIALFKADIDIRERLRRFYAAALDIYTTGDVDPRGCFAVMTVASDAIADPEIRAMMVESFKELDDAFAWCFRTAIARGELPETANVDVLAKMASALLNLSSIRARAGIPRAELDAIVDEAITQLCRA, from the coding sequence ATGGTACAAAAAAGAAAGCCGAGCCCTGCGGCGGCAAGCGGGGCGGGAGAGGGTAAGCGCCGAGGGCGGCCGCGGGCGTATGAGCCGGATGTGGCCATCGGTCAGGCACTCGATCTGTTTCGCCGCACCGGCTATGCCGCCACATCGCTGGACGATCTCAGCACGGTCACCGGCATGAACCGGCCGAGCTTGTATGGCGCCTTCGGCGACAAGCGGGCGCTCTACATCAAGAGCTATCAGCGTTATCGCGATGACTACACTGCCGAGGTGATCGCGCTGTTCAAAGCGGATATCGATATCCGCGAACGGCTGCGCCGCTTCTACGCCGCCGCGCTCGATATCTACACGACCGGGGATGTCGATCCGCGCGGCTGCTTCGCCGTGATGACGGTGGCGTCCGATGCCATCGCCGATCCGGAAATCCGGGCGATGATGGTTGAAAGCTTCAAGGAACTCGACGATGCCTTTGCCTGGTGCTTCCGCACCGCGATTGCACGCGGCGAATTGCCGGAAACCGCCAATGTCGATGTGCTGGCAAAAATGGCATCCGCCTTGCTGAACCTGTCGTCGATCCGCGCACGTGCAGGGATTCCGCGGGCCGAACTCGACGCCATCGTGGATGAAGCCATCACCCAGCTCTGCCGCGCATGA
- the phnE gene encoding phosphonate ABC transporter, permease protein PhnE — MPAAVSILPSQQLAALNAAYRKAVSRRRLRTLLSVATCAVVLFVAAVGAEVNVTTFLAKIGNFFSYFDRIFTLDSGVRVWNDIAEWFWGWDKWLKLLGETVLISYVGTVVGALLAFCLNFLAAENTAPSRWLRFVVKRFMEFCRTVPDIVFALIFVIAFGLGPMAGVLAIAIHCVGALGKLYGEIVENIDMKPVEGIRSTGASWMSCMRFAVLPQVTAGFASYTLLRFEINVRGASVMGFVGAGGIGQELVVAVRKFYYSDVSAILLMIIVTVFVIDIATGWLRGRLFGKEARS, encoded by the coding sequence ATGCCCGCCGCAGTCTCCATATTGCCGAGTCAGCAGCTCGCTGCGTTGAACGCCGCCTATCGCAAGGCCGTGTCGCGCCGGCGGCTCCGCACGCTGTTGTCGGTCGCGACCTGTGCCGTCGTGCTGTTCGTGGCAGCCGTCGGCGCCGAGGTGAACGTCACAACATTCCTCGCGAAGATCGGCAACTTTTTCAGCTATTTCGATCGCATCTTCACGCTCGATAGCGGCGTGCGGGTCTGGAACGATATTGCCGAATGGTTCTGGGGCTGGGACAAGTGGCTGAAGCTGCTTGGTGAAACCGTATTGATCAGCTATGTCGGCACGGTCGTTGGCGCGTTGCTGGCCTTCTGTCTGAATTTCCTCGCTGCCGAAAACACCGCGCCGTCGCGCTGGCTGCGGTTTGTCGTCAAGCGCTTCATGGAATTCTGTCGCACGGTGCCGGACATCGTCTTCGCGCTGATCTTCGTCATCGCCTTTGGGCTCGGCCCCATGGCCGGAGTGCTCGCCATCGCCATTCATTGCGTCGGTGCGCTCGGCAAGCTGTATGGCGAGATCGTCGAGAATATCGATATGAAGCCGGTGGAGGGCATTCGCTCCACGGGCGCAAGCTGGATGAGCTGTATGCGTTTCGCGGTACTGCCGCAGGTGACCGCGGGGTTCGCCAGCTACACGCTGTTGCGTTTCGAGATCAATGTGCGTGGTGCTTCGGTTATGGGCTTTGTCGGTGCCGGCGGTATCGGACAGGAGCTCGTGGTCGCCGTCCGAAAGTTTTACTATTCCGACGTCAGCGCCATCCTGCTGATGATCATCGTCACCGTCTTCGTCATTGACATCGCCACCGGCTGGCTGCGTGGTCGACTTTTCGGCAAGGAAGCACGGTCGTGA
- a CDS encoding glutathione binding-like protein yields the protein MDLYFSPMACSMATRIALYEAEGEARFIEVDPPSKTLLQDGSDFHAINPLGLVPTLRTDDGVILTENAAILQYVAEHFPDSAIAAGTGMERSRLQQWLCFIGTELHKALFQPQLSKKTPAEAKAYALETGRSRLDYLENHLKGREFLLERFSVADAYLTTVLNWTTVIPQLDLHQWPAIKAYHGRMRERPSVVRAVSEEFKLFKAEQARHKAAA from the coding sequence ATGGATCTGTATTTCTCGCCGATGGCTTGCTCTATGGCCACCCGCATCGCGCTTTATGAGGCAGAAGGAGAAGCCCGCTTCATTGAGGTCGATCCACCGAGCAAGACGCTGCTGCAGGACGGTTCGGATTTCCACGCGATCAATCCGCTCGGCCTGGTGCCCACGCTACGCACCGACGACGGTGTGATCCTCACCGAAAATGCGGCGATCCTCCAGTATGTGGCCGAGCATTTTCCGGACTCCGCGATCGCGGCCGGAACGGGCATGGAGCGCAGCCGACTGCAGCAGTGGCTGTGCTTCATCGGGACCGAACTACACAAGGCGCTGTTCCAGCCACAGCTCTCGAAGAAAACGCCGGCCGAGGCCAAGGCCTATGCGCTGGAGACCGGCCGCTCGCGGCTCGATTATCTCGAGAACCATCTCAAAGGTCGCGAATTCCTGCTGGAGCGCTTCAGTGTTGCAGATGCCTATCTCACCACGGTGCTGAACTGGACCACGGTGATCCCGCAGCTCGATCTCCATCAATGGCCGGCGATCAAGGCCTATCACGGCAGGATGCGCGAACGACCAAGCGTGGTGCGGGCAGTTAGCGAGGAGTTCAAACTGTTCAAGGCCGAGCAAGCACGCCACAAAGCGGCTGCCTAG
- a CDS encoding YciI family protein — protein MLYAILCYHDEAVVGGWSKDEDDAVMAKLAVVHGKLAQQGRLGPVARLLPTTAATTLRKDDPPVVLDGPFAETKEQLLGFYVVEAENLDGALEIAQELGRANPGGAYEIRPIGVFHGAFQS, from the coding sequence ATGCTGTACGCCATTCTCTGCTACCATGATGAAGCCGTCGTCGGCGGCTGGTCAAAAGATGAGGACGATGCCGTGATGGCGAAGCTCGCCGTCGTACATGGCAAGCTGGCCCAGCAGGGACGGCTCGGCCCGGTGGCGCGGCTGCTGCCGACCACGGCGGCCACCACGCTGCGCAAGGACGATCCTCCGGTGGTGCTCGATGGTCCGTTCGCGGAGACGAAGGAGCAATTGCTCGGCTTTTATGTCGTCGAGGCGGAGAATCTGGACGGCGCGCTCGAGATCGCGCAGGAGCTCGGCCGCGCCAATCCTGGCGGCGCCTATGAAATCCGTCCGATCGGCGTCTTTCACGGAGCGTTTCAGTCATGA
- a CDS encoding glutathione S-transferase family protein, giving the protein MLSILDLDFEDKSVNLLTNEQRSDGYLAVNPLGQVPALVDDGKTLIDSHAILVYLAKRYNPRDWWHDDPGDLAQVMQWLFVDANEIHNGIGLARNHIAFRAPGDPTGPLKRARVVLDVLEQRLKTHEWLELNRATLADIACAPLVSVADEASIDMTIYPGIQRWLAQISRIPGYSALPRVRKRA; this is encoded by the coding sequence ATGCTGTCGATCCTCGATCTCGACTTCGAGGACAAGAGCGTCAATCTTCTGACCAACGAGCAGCGGAGCGACGGCTATCTCGCCGTCAATCCCCTCGGGCAGGTACCCGCGCTGGTGGACGACGGCAAGACGTTGATCGACAGTCACGCGATCCTCGTCTACCTGGCCAAACGCTACAATCCCCGGGACTGGTGGCACGACGATCCCGGCGATCTCGCGCAGGTAATGCAATGGCTGTTTGTCGATGCCAATGAAATTCACAACGGCATCGGCTTGGCGCGAAACCACATCGCGTTTCGCGCGCCTGGAGATCCCACAGGACCGCTCAAGCGCGCGCGTGTTGTACTCGACGTTCTGGAACAGCGCCTCAAAACCCATGAATGGCTGGAACTGAACCGCGCGACGCTCGCCGACATCGCCTGCGCGCCACTGGTTTCCGTTGCCGACGAAGCGTCGATTGATATGACCATCTATCCCGGCATTCAGAGATGGCTCGCCCAGATCAGTCGCATTCCCGGCTACAGCGCGCTTCCAAGAGTCCGCAAGAGGGCGTGA
- the phnE gene encoding phosphonate ABC transporter, permease protein PhnE — protein sequence MNKPSDIDTDELRGRYPGVFDRSLKSRAAAPTILVAALALLILGLNELDFSPGRMLHGLQQLGWITMMMIPPDPGSSLPAYLQAMGETLSIAVLGTTLAALLALPVSLLAARNVIPSAWLRFPVRRSLDTIRGIDTLIWALVWINVVGLGPFAGVLAIAVSDFGAFGKLFSEAIEGADKKQVEGIRASGGSPLHEIRFGLMPQVLPVIAGQVLYFIESNTRSATIIGIVGAGGIGLQLAEQIRVLEWQKVSFLILMILVAVAAIDWISGRLRFAIIGRRALA from the coding sequence GTGAACAAGCCATCTGACATCGATACCGATGAGCTGCGCGGTCGCTATCCCGGAGTCTTCGATCGCTCGCTGAAATCCCGCGCGGCGGCGCCGACCATTCTCGTCGCGGCGTTGGCGCTGCTGATCTTGGGTCTCAATGAACTCGATTTCTCGCCCGGCCGGATGCTGCATGGTCTGCAGCAGCTCGGTTGGATCACCATGATGATGATCCCGCCAGATCCGGGCTCGTCGCTCCCGGCCTATCTACAGGCGATGGGCGAGACGCTGTCGATCGCTGTACTCGGCACCACGCTGGCTGCACTGCTGGCACTGCCAGTGAGTTTGCTTGCTGCACGCAATGTCATTCCGTCAGCGTGGCTGCGTTTTCCGGTGCGTCGTTCGCTCGACACGATCCGTGGCATCGATACGCTGATCTGGGCGCTGGTCTGGATCAACGTGGTCGGCCTCGGCCCATTCGCTGGCGTGCTCGCCATCGCGGTGTCGGATTTCGGCGCTTTCGGAAAATTGTTTTCCGAAGCCATCGAAGGGGCGGACAAGAAGCAGGTTGAGGGCATTCGTGCTTCCGGCGGCAGCCCTCTGCATGAAATCCGCTTCGGCCTGATGCCACAGGTACTGCCTGTCATCGCCGGGCAGGTGCTGTATTTTATCGAATCCAACACGCGCTCCGCCACCATCATCGGCATCGTCGGCGCCGGTGGCATCGGTCTGCAGCTCGCCGAACAGATCCGCGTGCTGGAATGGCAGAAGGTCTCGTTCCTGATCCTGATGATTCTGGTGGCGGTGGCGGCCATCGACTGGATCTCCGGCCGCCTCCGTTTTGCGATCATCGGTCGGCGCGCGCTGGCGTAA
- a CDS encoding RNA polymerase sigma factor, which translates to MTDVAWIDAALTTARPQALGALLRYFRDLDTAEEAFQNACIRALKTWPQNGPPRDAAAWLIMVGRNTAIDDLRRSKRQQPLPDDDRAISDLDDAESELADRLDGSHYRDDILRLLFICCHPQLPATQQIALALRIVSGLTVKQIARAFLVSEAAMEQRITRAKSAIAKNKVPFEAPGAPERSERLAAVAAMLYLVFNEGYSAGGESAGLRAPLCEEAIRLARLLLKLFPAEPEIMGLAALMLLQYARSSARFDANGAVILLEDQDRSLWNGKMIAEGLALIDKAMRHHRTGAYQIQAAIAALHARAATPADTDWAQIELLYGSLEILQPSPVITLNRSVAVSKVRGPQAALDMIAPLATKLANYFHFFGVQGAYLLQLGRNDEARESFNRAIALANTAAEADHIRKHIDRLMEDSKEKIVAKQ; encoded by the coding sequence ATGACCGATGTCGCCTGGATCGATGCGGCCCTGACCACGGCGCGTCCCCAGGCGCTCGGTGCACTGCTGCGCTATTTCCGCGATCTCGACACCGCGGAGGAGGCGTTTCAGAACGCATGTATTCGCGCGCTCAAGACCTGGCCGCAAAACGGCCCACCGCGCGATGCCGCCGCGTGGCTGATCATGGTCGGCCGCAACACTGCCATCGACGATCTCCGCCGCAGCAAGCGACAGCAACCGTTACCGGACGACGATCGTGCGATCTCCGATCTCGACGATGCCGAGAGCGAACTCGCCGACCGGCTCGACGGCTCGCATTATCGCGACGATATTTTGCGGCTGCTTTTCATTTGCTGCCATCCGCAATTACCGGCAACCCAGCAGATCGCATTGGCGCTCCGCATCGTTTCCGGCCTCACGGTGAAACAGATCGCCCGCGCATTTCTTGTCAGCGAGGCCGCGATGGAGCAGCGCATTACCCGCGCCAAATCCGCCATCGCAAAGAACAAGGTTCCGTTCGAGGCCCCGGGTGCACCGGAGCGGAGTGAACGGCTCGCCGCTGTTGCCGCCATGCTTTACCTGGTTTTCAACGAGGGCTATTCCGCCGGCGGTGAAAGCGCCGGTCTGCGTGCGCCGCTCTGCGAGGAGGCGATCCGTCTTGCTCGCCTGCTGCTCAAGCTGTTTCCCGCCGAGCCCGAGATCATGGGCCTTGCAGCATTAATGTTACTGCAATATGCGCGTTCGAGCGCGCGCTTCGATGCCAACGGCGCAGTGATCCTGCTGGAAGATCAGGATCGCTCGCTGTGGAATGGCAAGATGATCGCCGAAGGTCTGGCGCTGATCGACAAGGCCATGCGCCATCACCGTACCGGCGCCTATCAGATCCAGGCGGCCATTGCCGCGCTGCATGCGCGCGCTGCGACGCCCGCGGATACGGACTGGGCGCAGATTGAGTTGCTGTATGGCTCGCTCGAAATCCTGCAGCCGTCGCCGGTAATCACGCTTAATCGTTCGGTGGCAGTGTCGAAAGTGCGGGGGCCACAGGCAGCGCTCGATATGATTGCGCCATTGGCTACAAAACTCGCCAATTACTTTCACTTTTTCGGTGTGCAGGGCGCTTATCTGCTGCAGCTCGGCCGCAACGACGAGGCCCGGGAAAGTTTCAATCGGGCTATTGCGCTGGCGAACACCGCCGCCGAAGCGGATCATATTCGCAAGCATATCGACCGGCTGATGGAAGACAGCAAGGAAAAGATCGTCGCAAAGCAGTAA